One window of Watersipora subatra chromosome 3, tzWatSuba1.1, whole genome shotgun sequence genomic DNA carries:
- the LOC137391885 gene encoding ankyrin repeat and SAM domain-containing protein 6-like, giving the protein MEQGLCSSADLRKYLRACENGDMDWVHNAFDSGIVQVDASDDQGFTGLQMAAANGHDELVRLLIMRGAALDKCNIYDWTPLLHAARHGHTAVVALLLQNGAEINKKTCMGGNALTYAVKGGHAKTVGYLLDRQIDFDTIAAPCELSAMSVAALLGHDAALRLISDRGWDINQRVQSTFMTPLMCAAINGHMTTAQNLMERGCDPNLTDVNDKTALQLAQDRGKREVVGFLDRKTSNKLSIVEEEDFRMDIVEATKTGDIARVKEILLTDNAQKDFCLPGDGATPLMYASMAGRIDIAMLLVENGCDINKQDKISSWTALMQAIFHGKKQVAKFLIASGADVTLSAKNGITAFDMASFIDDVDTDLLRLLAAKGMTHKPSKKGDTLKKLSDAKINAEFALDGGGKKWWNRFSSHLKNLTKTFQMKGSKTNDSTKAKMKMTRMNSTSTMNLPAGDLADLSHHRGALTFMDKKKSASLYHLNSVTPHSTVTMPLGLGGGGAVGGETLKPVIPPFLPQPSYETWGLPTQQKSQSTLDLTVNNKHPMIRPMSVRGGRDGPVSPSSENRFSFGSPSPNSSGGASSISAMYSAPTSGSSATSSTLTPNNVERFNRRPYDFDSRQNKTPSFLFNNSAHKYPSQPRLSPTGFSPSSSINSAHKRSRLSGKSRSSTSPNLTTNGRLKSAATLYDSGTSMGNSEMLSSSSSSQGVILELEGEQSEETDSNDLGSVLKNLSLEKYQSIFEKEEVDMEAFLMLDENDLCELGITHTDSQRQILSAISDLSSNNRVQRHRNELNDNIEATIPVRNSVHSDSTDMDEWYLHSQPNLTPTEAKDTT; this is encoded by the exons ATGGAGCAAGGCTTGTGTTCTTCAGCAGATCTGAGAAAGTACCTTAGAGCCTGTGAGAATGGAGACATGGATTGGGTGCACAATGCTTTTGATTCAGGCATTGTTCAG GTGGACGCTAGCGATGATCAAGGATTCACTGGTCTGCAAATGGCAGCAGCCAATGGACACGATGAGCTCGTCAGACTGCTAATAATGAGGGGTGCAGCACTGGACAAGTGCAATATATATGACTGGACTCCACTGCTACACGCTGCACGACATGGCCATACAG CGGTTGTTGCCCTTCTCCTTCAAAATGGTGCTGAGATTAACAAAAAAACTTGCATGGGAGGCAATGCTTTGACCTACGCCGTCAAAGGAGGTCATGCTAAGACTGTTGGATACCTCCTTGACCGTCAGATAGACTTTGATACGATTGCAGCCCCGTGTGAGCTATCAGCAATGTCTGTGGCAGCTTTGCTTGGCCATGACGCTGCCTTGCGACTAATATCAGACAGAG GCTGGGACATTAACCAGAGGGTACAGTCGACCTTTATGACGCCGCTCATGTGCGCAGCTATTAATGGCCACATGACCACTGCCCAGAATTTAATGGAGCGGGGCTGTGACCCCAACCTAACTGATGTAAATGACAAAACCGCTCTCCAGCTTGCGCAGGATAGAGGCAAGCGAGAGGTTGTTGGTTTCTTAGACAGAAAGACTTCAAACAAGCTCTCTATAG TTGAAGAGGAAGACTTCCGTATGGACATTGTTGAGGCGACCAAAACCG GAGACATAGCTAGAGTGAAAGAGATACTGCTGACAGACAATGCTCAGAAGGACTTCTGTCTGCCAGGAGATGGGGCTACTCCTCTCATGTACGCCTCGATGGCTGGTAGGATAGATATCGCCATGCTGCTGGTTGAGAACGGGTGTGACATTAATAAACAGGACAAGATCAGTAGTTGGACAGCATTGATGCAAGCCATTTTTCATGG GAAGAAGCAAGTGGCTAAGTTTCTAATAGCAAGTGGTGCAGATGTCACGCTTTCAGCTAAGAATGGAATCACTGCATTTGACATGGCTTCATTCATTG ACGATGTCGACACTGACCTCCTTCGGCTCCTTGCTGCCAAGGGTATGACTCACAAGCCCAGCAAAAAGGGGGACACACTCAAGAAGCTGTCTGATGCAAAGATTAACGCCGAGTTTGC ACTGGATGGTGGTGGAAAAAAATGGTGGAATAGATTTTCCTCTCATCTTAAAAACCTTACAAAGACATTTCAAATGAAAGGAAGTAAAACCAATGATTCTACG AAAGCTAAAATGAAAATGACCAGAATGAACAGCACATCAACAATGAATTTACCGGCTGGAGACCTGGCCGATTTGTCTCACCATCGCGGGGCACTCACGTTCATGGATAAGAAGAAGAGTGCTTCACTTTATCAtttg AATAGCGTAACACCCCACTCAACAGTTACAATGCCTCTCGGGCTAGGAGGGGGTGGAGCTGTTGGAGGTGAAACACTGAAGCCTGTGATTCCACCTTTTCTTCCTCAACCCAGCTATGAAACATGGGGTTTGCCAACCCAGCAAAAATCTCAGTCGACGCTCGATCTTACAGTG AACAACAAGCACCCTATGATAAGACCGATGAGTGTTCGTGGTGGTCGAGATGGACCTGTCAGTCCAAGCTCAGAGAACAGGTTCAGCTTTGGTAGCCCGAGTCCCAATTCGAGTGGAGGCGCGAGCAGCATCAGTGCAATGTACTCGGCTCCTACTAGTGGCAGCAGTGCTACTTCTAGCACTCTCACTCCCAACAATGTTGAGAGATTTAATC GCAGACCATATGACTTTGATTCTCGGCAGAACAAAACTCCAAGCTTTCTATTTAACAACTCAGCTCATAAGTACCCGTCACAGCCTCGTCTTTCGCCAACTGGTTTTTCTCCGTCCAGCTCCATCAACTCTGCCCACAAAAGGAGTAGGCTTTCCGGCAAATCACGCAGTAGTACCTCTCCAAACCTTACTACCAATGGCCGGCTCAAGTCTGCG GCAACGCTTTATGACTCGGGCACAAGTATGGGCAACTCTGAAATGCTCTCTTCATCCTCATCCAGTCAAGGAGTAATCCTCGAGTTAGAGGGTGAACAATCAGAGGAAACAGACTCTAATGATCTCG GTAGCGTGCTGAAAAATCTCTCCTTGGAGAAATATCAGTCTATATTTGAGAAGGAGGAGGTGGATATGGAAGCATTTCTTATGCTCGATGAGAACGACTTGTGTGAGCTTGGAATCACCCACACGGACTCTCAGAGGCAGATTCTTAGTGCCATCTCTGATTTGAGTTCAAACAAT CGTGTGCAACGACACAGGAATGAACTGAACGATAACATAGAAGCAACGATACCAGTTAGAAACTCAGTTCATAGCG attcaACAGACATGGATGAGTGGTACTTGCATAGTCAGCCAAATCTTACACCGACAGAGGCCAAGGACACAACTTAG
- the LOC137391177 gene encoding protein HGH1 homolog, with product MTSSSAEVDQEFLEFLSSSARYDLKFLAIKHCAGLSKDVPGRQFIVSKQVYVDRIMELACDNVTNVVRESITCLINIAGDGIGVERILASRESEQFLDMVLSSVVLKGCILADALAMLLSNISREAEGSRRLIKLLLQDDPPATFDQLIQVMCLVEYNANADLNFLAPFLANLSQVETARKHFLDKEKCVIQRLLPFTSHASEIRRQAISTILKNCCFEYGYHDWLLGSSVDILPCLLLPLAGPEEFDEDDTEKLPVELQYLEPNKSREPVAIVRANLVEALTQLCTTAEGRKNLRGRNTYIIIREYHKWEAETTIHPMIMNLIDILIGDEPSAEVGSNLKEISVPGHLQEQFNKAKQAELDQITMSSPASDTVNHPV from the exons ATGACCAGCAGCAGCGCAGAAGTAGACCAAGAGTTTTTGGAATTTCTCTCATCATCAGCTAGATATGATTTGAAGTTTTTGGCTATAAAGCACTGCGCAG GATTATCCAAAGATGTTCCTGGGCGACAGTTTATTGTTAGCAAACAAGTGTATGTGGACAGAATAATGGAGTTGGCGTGTGACAACGTGACCAATGTAGTGCGCGAGTCTATAACCTGCCTGATAAACATAGCAGGTGATGGAATCGGAGTCGAGCGCATACTTGCCTCAAGGGAGAGTGAGCAATTCCTAGACATGGTACTCAGCAGTGTCGTTCTCAAAGGCTGTATATTAGCGGATGCCTTAGCCATGCTGCTGTCAAATATAAGCAGGGAGGCAGAAGGTTCTAGAAGACTTATCAAGCTTTTACTACAAGATGACCCTCCGGCGACCTTTGACCAACTCATACAGGTCATGTGCCTTGTGGAATACAATGCAAATGCTGACCTAAATTTTCTTGCTCCTTTCCTTGCTAACCTGTCCCAAGTTGAGACAGCGAGAAAGCATTTCCTCGATAAGGAGAAATGTGTTATTCAGAGACTTCTTCCCTTCACTAGCCACGCTTCAGAAATCAGAAGACAGGCCATCAGCACAATATTAAAGAACTGCTGCTTTGAATACG GGTACCACGATTGGTTGCTCGGCTCATCTGTCGACATCCTTCCATGTCTCCTGTTGCCTCTTGCCGGTCCTGAAGAGTTTGATGAGGATGATACCGAGAAGCTGCCAGTTGAGCTTCAGTATTTAGAACCCAACAAGAGCCGTGAACCCGTTGCCATAGTCAGGGCTAACTTGGTGGAGGCGCTGACACAG TTATGTACAACTGCGGAGGGAAGGAAGAATCTGCGAGGGAGGAacacatatattattattagagaGTACCACAAGTGGGAGGCAGAGACTACAATCCATCCGATGATAATGAACCTCATAGATATCTTGATTGGCGATGAACCGAGTGCTGAGGTCGGGAGCAATCTTAAGGAAATATCGGTACCAGGGCATCTGCAGGAACAATTCAACAAGGCCAAGCAGGCTGAATTGGACCAAATCACTATGAGTTCACCAGCTTCTGATACTGTAAATCATCCAGTATGA